The Natrinema sp. DC36 genome includes the window CGGTGCCGATGTCCGTCCGACCGTCCGAGAGCGAGCCGACTCTTTAAGTACGCCGTCGCCGTATCGGAACCTAATGAGCGAAGCCGATGGCGACGAGACGGACGTTCGGCGTGCGGTCGTGTTGGATTACCTCGCACACGGGCTCTCTGACGACGGCCGACCGCAGTACGCGAAGTCACCGGCAGGCTATGCCGTCAGGATCGACGATTTTCAGCTCTATCAGGTTGCGTTCGACGAGGAGGAGCGACTGACAATCGGAAGCGAGGTCGTCATCGAACCGCCCGCCGGGCGCGACGTCGTCACAGAGGCCCACCGTGTCGAGTACGAGGACCTCTCCTCGGGCGCGCAGTCGGAACTCGAGTACGTCGTTGCCGATCTCGTCGAGGAGAACGAAGAACGGTTCGTCGGCTTCTACAACGACGCCCAGCCGATCACGCTGCGGCTCCACCAGCTGAATCTGCTGCCGGGGATCGGGAAGAAGCTCCGGAACGGTATCCTCGACGAACGGAAGCGCAAACCCTTCGAGAGCTTCGAGGAGCTGTCCGAGCGGGTGTCTGGGTTGCACGATCCGGACGAGATCCTCGTCGACCGGATTCTCGAGGAGTTGCGCGACGACGATCTGAAGTACCAGACGTTCGTCGGTCGGCGCGAACAGGAGCAGAATCAGTAACGGGGTCGATCGCTCGAGAGGTGTGCTCTTTCCTCACGGAAATGGTTAGATCGAGAATAGGAGTCCCCTTGGAACCGCCACCTGCCGTATGGAGGTCCGCGAAGTAGCCGAGCGGGACGTGCGACGTGAGACAATCTCTATTCTGCGACAGCGTGTGTTGACGCCGATCCGGACGAGATACTCGAGTAGACTGGCGAGGACGACTACTACCTGCTCACCGGCTTCATCGGCGGCGAACTCGTCGGCATCGCGGGCGTATTCATTCAAAATAGAGTGATTCCCACTGCGGTTAGGACGCAAGTGCAGCACCCGCCAGCGACCAGCAGCGCGGCGCAACGCACCGCGGACAGACGAACGGGTGATAGCCCGTGAGTCAGGGAGCGAGCGGCCTTTTTAGCGTAGATTTTTGCGCCGAATGGTTCCGAGCGAAGTCGTTCGAACGGCGCGAAGCGTCTTTCGTGATGACGAGAAACCTACGGTTTCTCGAACCACGAGGAATCCCGAGGGGGAAAAAGGTACGTTTGCACGCATAGTGTACACTGATTCTACCGCGATAGTCGTCCAGAGCAGATCGCTAACTCGGACCAATTGGCACTATTAGTACCGACTCGGTAAGCAGTCGCTGCCGGAGGTCGGAACGCCTAATCCTCGTCGTCCCCCATCACGACATATGCACGACGCTGTCGGCGACACCACGCACGACTCGGCCGGGACGGCTCCGCGTCGCGAACATCGATACCGAGCAGCCGATCCTTGCGGAGGTCGATACGCATGAGCGCGGGCGACGAGGTGCCGTGGACGGACGTCTCTCGGTTTCCCGACTTCCTTGAGCACCTCGAGGCGGAAGGCGGGGCCACGGTCCAGGGGATTATCGATCGGATCGACGCCGACATCGACATGGACGGGATGGCCTACCACGACCGAGGCATCCGCGCGCCGGGCTACGACGCCACCTTCGTCCCGGAACCCGAGGGGTCGCAGGTGGTCCCGGCGTTCAGCGTCGAGGTGCACACCATCGGACCCCGGAGCGTCTGGGCTGTGTTCGACGCGACGCGCTCCTGGGATTTCTATCTCCTTCAAGCAGACGACATCGCGGCCATCGCCTGGGTAAGCGACGAGGAGTTCAACGCCGAGGAAGCGGGGCTGTTCATGTCGAAACACGACGCGCTCGCCGCGGGCCGGTTCTCCTTCGGGACGTTCATCTACGCCGGCGAAGCATGGGAGGAACAACGCGAGTTGATCGAAGGAACGGACGCGCCGGCGTTCCTCCAGCGGGACGACGGCAGCACCCTCGTGCCGACCAGCCAGTCCGATTTCTACAATGTCGTCAACTCCACGCCGGAGGATTTCCGCACGAACGGCGGCGGCGCACCCTCCCACCTCGGCCTGCTCGAACTCGAGGTCACGATCGACTGACGATCCACGACCGACCGTACGCGGCAGTCGGGGACCGCGAAGTACCCGACCGCGTCCCAGTCACGAGCGGCAGTGTGTCCCCCGATCGCAAACGTTTTCGAGGAGGCGGCGAACCGAGTTCGTATGTCACCGCTCGGTGAAGTAGTCCTCGTCGCCACAATCGCGGGCTGTACGACCGGAATCGGTGCGCTTCCGCTCTTACTCACCGATCGGATCAGTCACCGCGTCTACGACGGCTCGCTCGGTCTCGCCGCCGGCATCATGGTCGGTGCCGCCGTGTTCGCCCTCATCCTTCCCGGCCTCGAACTCGGTTCGCCGCTCGAGGTCGTCGCCGGAATCCTGGCAGGCGGCGGGTTCTTGCTCGCGGTCAACGCCATCGTCCCGCACCTGCATCTCCTGTTCCGCGGCGAGCAGGTCGAAGGCACGTCAGCGATGCGCGATCCCGCGGGCGAACTGCCGTCGAACGAGGCGCAATCCGACGATGACCCCGTCCGCGACGGGGACGGCGACGACCTGCGTCGGGCCGCGCTGGTCGGCGGGGCCGTCACCATCCACAACGTTCCCGAAGGGCTGGCGGTCGGGATCGCGTTCGCCAGCGGCGAAACGGCACTCGGGGTCGCTATTGCAACGGCAATCGCCGTCCAGAACGTCCCCGACGGGTTCGCGATGGCCGTCCCCGCGGTCAGAGCCGGGGTCTCGGCACCGCGAACGCTCCTCTACACGACGATCTCGGGCGGCGTGCCGGAGCCGATCGCCGCTGCCATCGGCTTCTCGCTGGTCGCGGTCGTCTCCGGCCTCTTCCCCGTCGCCGCCGGCTTCGCCGCGGGCGCGATGATCGCCGTCGTCTTCCGAGAACTCATCCCCTCGAGTCACGGCCACGGCTACGCGGACACCGCGACGGCGGCCTTCGTAATCGGATTCTCGGTCATGCTGGTAGTGGATACCGTCCTCGCCGTCTGAATCGACAGTTCCCCGTTCGCCGGCGCGATCGATATCGATCCGTCGTCACCGTTCCGAAATATTTTTCGATTGAATTATCCCGCTTCGGGTATGGTCACTCGAGAGAACAAGGTCATCGCAGCCGCGTTCGTCCTCTTCGTTGCCGCCTTCGGTATCGGCGGGGCCCTCGGTCTCGAGGGGCCGATTTTCGGCGCGCTGGTCCTCGTCGCGATTCCGATCCTCGGGCCGCAGCTCTATCTCGCCGACACCGGCGACGACGAGGTCGCGCCCGAAACGCGGATCCGCGTGAGCGTGCTGCTCAGTCTCGTCCTGCTCGCGCCGATCGCTCACCGGATCCGGCCGCGAGCGAACGGTCGTCAGGGAGATCCTCCTCGTCCTGATCGTCGGGCTCCTCGCGTACGAGTTCTACGGATATCGAAATCGAGCAGCCGATCGCTGACGCTACCCGAGACACTGACCGCGGTTTCCTCGAGCGCCGGCTCCGGATGTGCGAAACGCGTTCAAAGCGATCGAACGCGGCGAACGGGACGGGCGACGAGCGCGCCGCCGCGGTCGCTCCAGGGGGGTCGAGCGACGTGGTAGGGTTCGGCGCGCTCGAGTGATAGGCAATTGCGGTGTGCCGCTGTCGGAGTTGGGAGCTGACAACGGTGCCGACAGGTGTCGGCAGGCGGTACTACATCCTATACGACTATAAAATTTCCCACTGGGGCGGGGAAATAATATCGGCGACGAGAGCGGGAATCAGATCCGTTTGCTGACGTACGGTCCGTCCTGATGGTAGCCGAGCTTGTTCCGATAGTACTCTCGAGCGCCGATACCGGAGATGACGCTCAGCTTGTCGTAGCCGGCGTCGGCGGCGAGTTCCTCGGCGCGATCCATCAGACGGCGGCCGTAGCCCCGATGCTGGTGCTGATCCGTCTCGCTCTCGCTCCCCACTGTCACTTCCGAACCATAGACGTGGAGTTCCCGGATCAGGGCCGTGTTCTCGAGTTCTGGTCGAACGGGATCGTTCGGGAACCGGAGCCGGCAGAAGCCGACGAGGAGGTCCTTCTCGAAGTCCTCGAAGGAAATGAAGTGTTCCGTGCCGCCACAGGCCTCGTAGCTCATCACGTCGAGTTCGATGTCGTCCGCCTCGTCGTCGTGCATCCCGGCTTCCCGACAGCGGATGCACTCACACTCCCAGCCGTGTTCGTCCATCCGCTTGCGGGCGAGCTGTCGGAGGTTGGACTTCCAGACGCCGGCGTCGATGAAGTCGGCCGGAATGTCCCGCTGGACGCGCTGGAGACGGGTGTATCGGGGGATCATGTCCTTGATCTCCGCGATCAGGTCCGCGGCCTCGTCGTTCCCCAAGGGCTCGTACTCGTCTTTGTGCCACCAGTCGTAGGTCGCGGTGCCCCGCACCACGAGGGTCGGATAGATCTTCAGGTAGTCGGGCTTCCACTGCTCCTGTTCGAAGAGCCGCCGGAAGTCCTCGAGACACATCTCTTTCGACATCCCGGGCTGGCCGGGCATCATGTGGAAGCCGACCTTGAACGCCGAGTCCCGCAGCCGCCGGTTGGCGTCGATCGACGCCTGCGCGCCGTGGCCGCGGTGCATATCCCTGTTGATCCGTTCGAACGTGGTCTGGACGCCGACCTCGACTTTCGTCCCGCCGAGATCGAGCATCCGATCGATCTGTTCGGGATCGCACCAGTCCGGCTTCGTCTCGAACGTCGTTCCGATGTTGCGGATGTTCGCGGTCTCGTTTTCCGCGATGACGTCTTCGAGATACTCGAACTCGTGTTCGTCGGGATCCTCGGCGAAGCTGACGCCCTGGGCCGGTTCGGGCTCCTTGTCGACGTCGTAATCGTTCATCGCCTCGAGCGCGCGCTTGACGAACCACTCCTGGTAGTCGTGGCTGCGGGCGGTCATCGTTCCGCCCATCAGGATCAGTTCGACCTTGTCGACGGGGTGGCCGATCTGGCGCAGTTGCTCGAGTCGCAGCGTCACCTGTCCGTAGGGGTCGTAGTCGTTCTGCACCCCGCGGGCGGCGGCGGGTTCCTCGCCCGTGTAGCTCTGCGACGACGAGAACTCGGAGTCGGGGCCGCCGGGGCAGTAGAGACACTTGCCGTGGGGACACCGCTCGGGCGAGGTCATGATCGCGACAGGCGAGACGCCCGACGCCGTTCGGACCGGCTTGCGCTGGAGCACGGGTTCCAGGGCCTCGC containing:
- a CDS encoding DUF655 domain-containing protein; protein product: MSEADGDETDVRRAVVLDYLAHGLSDDGRPQYAKSPAGYAVRIDDFQLYQVAFDEEERLTIGSEVVIEPPAGRDVVTEAHRVEYEDLSSGAQSELEYVVADLVEENEERFVGFYNDAQPITLRLHQLNLLPGIGKKLRNGILDERKRKPFESFEELSERVSGLHDPDEILVDRILEELRDDDLKYQTFVGRREQEQNQ
- a CDS encoding ZIP family metal transporter encodes the protein MSPLGEVVLVATIAGCTTGIGALPLLLTDRISHRVYDGSLGLAAGIMVGAAVFALILPGLELGSPLEVVAGILAGGGFLLAVNAIVPHLHLLFRGEQVEGTSAMRDPAGELPSNEAQSDDDPVRDGDGDDLRRAALVGGAVTIHNVPEGLAVGIAFASGETALGVAIATAIAVQNVPDGFAMAVPAVRAGVSAPRTLLYTTISGGVPEPIAAAIGFSLVAVVSGLFPVAAGFAAGAMIAVVFRELIPSSHGHGYADTATAAFVIGFSVMLVVDTVLAV
- a CDS encoding tRNA uridine(34) 5-carboxymethylaminomethyl modification radical SAM/GNAT enzyme Elp3 → MSTETPEPTETEAFERVCETLVERILAGEVERDEVEKAKLEACSEHSAPKVPKNSELLDYAAEEHREALEPVLQRKPVRTASGVSPVAIMTSPERCPHGKCLYCPGGPDSEFSSSQSYTGEEPAAARGVQNDYDPYGQVTLRLEQLRQIGHPVDKVELILMGGTMTARSHDYQEWFVKRALEAMNDYDVDKEPEPAQGVSFAEDPDEHEFEYLEDVIAENETANIRNIGTTFETKPDWCDPEQIDRMLDLGGTKVEVGVQTTFERINRDMHRGHGAQASIDANRRLRDSAFKVGFHMMPGQPGMSKEMCLEDFRRLFEQEQWKPDYLKIYPTLVVRGTATYDWWHKDEYEPLGNDEAADLIAEIKDMIPRYTRLQRVQRDIPADFIDAGVWKSNLRQLARKRMDEHGWECECIRCREAGMHDDEADDIELDVMSYEACGGTEHFISFEDFEKDLLVGFCRLRFPNDPVRPELENTALIRELHVYGSEVTVGSESETDQHQHRGYGRRLMDRAEELAADAGYDKLSVISGIGAREYYRNKLGYHQDGPYVSKRI